In the Flavobacterium sp. 90 genome, ATCCTTTTTAGAGTTTATAATTAAAAAAGAAATAGAACTATATTCTCTTTTTGATTTATTCATAAAAACATAAAATTGGAGTAACGCAAATTTTACTTTTGCTGCCGATTGTTAAATAATTGCATTAAAACAATATTTTATATTCATAAAAAACATTAAAAATGTGTAGGTTTTATCTTTCTATTTTAACAAATTTGATAAAAAAATGATAAAAATGACATTTTTTGAATTTCTTTTTTGATGGTTTTGGAGTAAAATATTAGTCTTGCCCGAACGCTCGAAAACTGCATCAATAAAGGGATTGAAGAGGATATTTGTAATTTCAAAATTATGTAAATATCTGGTATTCAGTATTGTTTTGTATTTATTATCTTTGCATCGTAGAAATTTCAAGAGGGTGACAGCGTTTTGAAGAAAAACAATTTATGATAAAGAAATGGTATTTTTATGCGAGTTTGATCGTTATTATTACATTTTTAAGTTTGGGTTTTAAACCCTTTAATCTAGAAACCAAACCTTGGTTTTTAATAGAAAAAACAGATGGATCTGAATATATATATCCATCGCTCGAAGAGGATGATTATCCTACTTTACACAAGTTAAATGTCCCATTTACAGGAAAACGTCTTATAGGTTTTAAAGAAGCCGTTGCCTTTAAAGAATCACAAGGAAAATACCGACTGGTAAATTCACTTGGTTACATGGGAAAATATCAATTTGGAACCCAAGCATTAAGATCAATTGGTGTTCAAAATAAGAAAGCCTTTTTAAAAGATCCAGCCTTACAAGAAAAAGCATTTATTGCGTTATTGTCCAAAAACAAATGGATTCTGCGTAATGAAATTGAAAGGTATGAAGGGAAAATTGTCAATGGTATTGCAATTACCGAATCAGGAATTTTAGCCGCTGCACATCTTGGAGGCGCAGGTTCAGTTAAAAACTTTTTCAAAAACAAAGGAAACAGGCATTTTAGAGATGCTTACGGAACTTCTTTGAAAAGTTATCTGAAAGCCTTTGGCGGATATGATCTTTCTTATATTGAAGCAGATAGTAATGCTACAATACACGATTAAACA is a window encoding:
- a CDS encoding peptidoglycan-binding protein LysM; translated protein: MIKKWYFYASLIVIITFLSLGFKPFNLETKPWFLIEKTDGSEYIYPSLEEDDYPTLHKLNVPFTGKRLIGFKEAVAFKESQGKYRLVNSLGYMGKYQFGTQALRSIGVQNKKAFLKDPALQEKAFIALLSKNKWILRNEIERYEGKIVNGIAITESGILAAAHLGGAGSVKNFFKNKGNRHFRDAYGTSLKSYLKAFGGYDLSYIEADSNATIHD